In Sulfuracidifex metallicus DSM 6482 = JCM 9184, a single window of DNA contains:
- the trxA gene encoding thioredoxin — MAEIDDLVKQISERLSEMAKLIKDDHSQIQAVEDENIDEILAKNKVVVLDFWATWCAPCHLYEPVFNKVASKYKDKAFFGRVNVDENNKTADKYNIMNIPTTLIFVNGNLEDTLVGAIDEETLEKAVSKYLQ; from the coding sequence ATGGCAGAGATCGATGATTTAGTTAAGCAAATATCAGAGAGGTTGTCCGAGATGGCTAAGTTAATAAAGGACGACCATTCCCAAATTCAGGCAGTAGAGGATGAAAATATAGACGAGATCTTGGCCAAAAATAAGGTAGTAGTACTAGACTTTTGGGCCACTTGGTGTGCCCCTTGCCACTTGTATGAACCTGTCTTCAACAAGGTAGCTTCAAAGTATAAGGATAAGGCATTTTTCGGAAGGGTGAACGTGGATGAGAACAACAAAACAGCAGATAAATATAATATAATGAACATTCCTACTACATTAATCTTCGTTAACGGAAATTTGGAGGATACCCTTGTAGGTGCAATTGATGAAGAAACTTTAGAGAAAGCTGTTTCTAAATATCTACAATGA
- a CDS encoding class I adenylate-forming enzyme family protein yields MSYGDTLEKWYRQKPSSIFLVSSEASLTFEKTREEVSKIASVLSPGDTVAHIMGNSIKSVLYYLASFWAGAKIVAIDPLTSAEDLRFILEDSAPDIVFTDEEILQREKEFMKGYKVITDVNPSGAFSKPYSYTDDETGIVYYYAGIAGKTMQVKHSAQRLSLNAKSLLSAIGLKEVNSILTVPIAHVLGNSVLGVTLEAGGKMYVMKKFSVEEASSAISKYNLNYLATVPMVYDAFNSSNVELKSLELCVSTAAPLFPNTVKGFKEKYGKDIVQQYGFTEGLVLTFQPKEFSDVISIGKPLPNVDIRVVKDDGTDAKANETGELWVKSPWLMLGYSDEKETEKVFHGEWLKTGDLVSFDEKGLLYFKGMRKRMLKYKGYPIFPRDLEEILLSHHKVTSAVVKGEDAGNLGQQPVALVKVNGSITEKELLDYVNSKVAFYKRLKRVYIEG; encoded by the coding sequence TTGAGTTACGGAGATACTTTAGAAAAATGGTATAGGCAGAAACCATCCTCAATTTTTCTTGTAAGTTCGGAAGCCTCACTAACATTTGAGAAAACAAGAGAAGAGGTCTCAAAAATAGCATCAGTGTTATCGCCAGGTGACACAGTTGCACATATTATGGGAAATTCAATTAAGTCTGTGTTATATTATCTGGCATCGTTCTGGGCTGGTGCTAAGATAGTAGCCATAGACCCTCTTACATCGGCTGAGGATTTGAGGTTTATACTGGAGGATTCAGCACCAGATATAGTATTCACGGATGAGGAGATACTTCAAAGGGAGAAAGAATTCATGAAAGGATATAAAGTGATTACTGACGTTAATCCATCTGGAGCTTTCTCCAAACCTTATTCGTATACAGATGACGAAACCGGAATAGTATATTATTATGCAGGAATAGCTGGGAAGACAATGCAGGTCAAACATAGTGCGCAAAGACTCAGTCTTAATGCTAAGTCCCTGCTCTCGGCAATAGGCCTGAAAGAGGTTAACTCCATACTTACTGTACCCATAGCGCACGTTCTTGGAAACAGTGTTCTCGGAGTTACCCTCGAAGCTGGGGGTAAAATGTACGTAATGAAGAAGTTCTCTGTAGAGGAAGCTTCAAGTGCTATATCCAAATACAATCTAAATTACTTGGCTACAGTTCCTATGGTTTATGACGCATTTAACTCTTCTAACGTGGAGCTCAAGAGTCTGGAACTGTGCGTCAGTACAGCGGCGCCTCTCTTCCCTAATACTGTAAAGGGATTTAAGGAAAAATACGGAAAAGACATAGTACAGCAGTACGGCTTCACGGAAGGCTTGGTTCTTACCTTTCAACCAAAGGAGTTCTCTGACGTCATTTCCATAGGAAAGCCCTTACCTAACGTGGATATAAGGGTAGTCAAGGACGACGGCACAGATGCCAAGGCAAATGAGACTGGGGAATTATGGGTTAAGTCTCCTTGGCTAATGTTAGGCTATAGCGACGAAAAGGAAACGGAAAAGGTTTTTCATGGAGAGTGGCTTAAAACAGGCGATTTAGTTTCATTTGACGAGAAGGGACTTCTGTACTTTAAGGGAATGAGGAAGAGAATGTTGAAATATAAGGGATATCCCATATTTCCTCGCGACTTAGAGGAAATTCTTCTTTCGCACCATAAGGTGACTAGTGCTGTAGTCAAAGGTGAAGATGCTGGAAATCTCGGTCAGCAGCCGGTCGCTTTAGTTAAGGTAAATGGAAGCATAACAGAGAAGGAATTACTTGATTACGTTAACAGCAAGGTAGCGTTTTATAAGAGGTTAAAGAGAGTATACATAGAAGGTTAA